One genomic region from Leptospira tipperaryensis encodes:
- a CDS encoding methyltransferase domain-containing protein, producing MNQIANVMESVKEYYGTILKTNQDLKTSACCTTDRMPFYLRQILSEVHEEVKDKFYGCGSPIPYALEGKTVLDLGSGSGRDCFLLSKLVGPNGKVIGVDMTEEQISIARKYLDYHKDRFGYKKSNVEFFNGYIEDLKSLGIADSSVDVVVSNCVINLSPQKEKVFSEIFRVLKPGGELFFSDIFSSRRIPIEIAQDPIFYGECLGGAMYIEDFRRLLNRLGNLDFRITASSKVDLIENDLIQKAGGIEFYSMTIKVFKLPLEDKCEDYGQVAFYLGGIENSENSFVLDDHHLFEKDRPSLVCGNTAMMLEDTRYSQYFKIIGNRNQHFGLFDCGPANNRIEINGSSGSCC from the coding sequence ATGAATCAGATAGCAAACGTCATGGAAAGCGTAAAAGAATACTATGGGACGATCTTAAAGACGAACCAGGATTTAAAAACGAGCGCTTGCTGTACAACGGATCGAATGCCTTTTTATTTGCGCCAGATTTTGAGCGAGGTTCATGAAGAAGTCAAAGATAAATTCTACGGTTGTGGATCGCCCATTCCATACGCTCTGGAAGGAAAGACGGTTTTAGATTTAGGAAGCGGCTCCGGACGCGATTGTTTTTTACTTTCAAAACTCGTCGGACCGAACGGGAAAGTGATCGGAGTGGATATGACGGAGGAACAAATATCCATAGCTCGAAAATATTTAGATTATCATAAGGATCGATTCGGTTACAAAAAATCGAACGTGGAATTTTTTAACGGATATATCGAAGATCTAAAGAGTCTCGGCATCGCAGATTCTTCAGTCGACGTAGTTGTTTCGAATTGTGTGATCAATCTTTCTCCTCAAAAAGAAAAGGTATTTTCCGAAATTTTTAGAGTCTTAAAACCCGGCGGTGAACTTTTCTTTTCGGATATCTTTTCGAGCAGACGAATACCGATCGAAATCGCACAAGATCCGATTTTTTACGGAGAATGTTTGGGTGGAGCGATGTATATCGAAGATTTTAGAAGACTCCTGAATCGTTTAGGAAATTTAGATTTTAGAATCACTGCGAGTTCAAAGGTTGATTTGATCGAGAACGATCTCATCCAAAAGGCGGGTGGAATCGAATTTTACTCGATGACGATCAAGGTTTTTAAACTTCCATTGGAAGACAAGTGCGAAGATTACGGACAGGTCGCTTTCTATCTGGGAGGGATCGAGAATTCCGAAAATTCGTTTGTCTTAGACGATCACCATTTATTTGAAAAAGATAGGCCTTCGCTTGTTTGTGGGAACACTGCGATGATGTTAGAAGATACTCGTTACTCGCAATATTTTAAAATTATCGGAAATAGAAATCAACACTTCGGTCTATTCGATTGCGGACCTGCAAACAATCGAATAGAGATAAACGGTTCATCGGGTTCCTGCTGTTAA
- a CDS encoding MFS transporter — MNKFLPTIVIAQFFCTSLWFVGNSIVSEIGKDLDLEPSFFVHLTSAIQLGFITGTLIFSVFTISDRFSPSYVFFVSSILAGLFNLGIAFGFVSPGPFLSFRFLTGFFLAGIYPVGMKLASDHTRSGLGKSLGFLVGALVLGTALPHLIRDMISSYPWKYVVYTTSVLSFLGGFSVLLFVPNGPYRKIGQKLNLVSFLRGFKKPNFRSASFGYFGHMWELYTFWAFVPLMLTDYNQRFPDNTINVSILSFLIIGSGALACVLSGFLSEHFGLKWTAFSALFLSCTCCLFSPFLLYSNSILFLLCFLFFWGFVVIADSPLFSTLVAQNSPEESRGSSLTIVNCIGFGITILSIQIINVLSVSMIPRYLYTLLSIGPILGLFFLWKLKEEESDKKIISNDQKS; from the coding sequence ATGAATAAGTTTTTGCCGACGATCGTAATCGCTCAATTTTTTTGTACGTCTCTATGGTTCGTCGGAAATTCGATCGTTTCCGAAATTGGGAAAGATCTGGATCTAGAACCTTCTTTTTTTGTACATCTAACGAGTGCGATTCAGCTCGGATTTATTACCGGGACGTTGATCTTTTCCGTATTTACGATTTCAGATCGTTTTTCACCTTCCTATGTTTTTTTCGTAAGTTCTATTCTGGCCGGACTTTTCAACCTTGGGATTGCATTCGGATTTGTATCTCCCGGTCCGTTTCTTTCTTTTCGATTTCTTACTGGATTTTTTTTAGCGGGAATCTATCCGGTCGGAATGAAATTAGCCTCGGATCATACTCGTTCCGGTTTGGGAAAATCGTTGGGTTTTTTGGTCGGGGCCTTGGTTTTGGGAACGGCGCTTCCTCATTTGATACGAGATATGATTTCGAGTTATCCATGGAAGTACGTCGTATATACAACCTCAGTCTTGTCTTTTTTAGGAGGATTCTCCGTCCTTTTATTTGTTCCGAACGGTCCGTATCGAAAGATCGGGCAGAAATTAAATCTTGTCTCGTTTCTTCGCGGATTTAAGAAACCGAATTTTAGATCCGCATCCTTCGGATATTTCGGACATATGTGGGAGCTTTATACGTTTTGGGCGTTTGTCCCTCTGATGCTTACCGACTACAATCAACGTTTTCCGGATAACACGATCAATGTTTCCATCCTCTCTTTTCTTATCATCGGATCGGGCGCTCTCGCCTGTGTTTTGAGCGGCTTTCTTTCAGAGCATTTCGGTTTAAAGTGGACCGCATTTTCAGCCTTGTTTTTATCCTGTACTTGTTGTTTATTTTCGCCGTTTTTGTTATATTCAAATTCGATTCTATTTCTACTTTGCTTTTTATTTTTTTGGGGTTTCGTGGTGATAGCGGATTCTCCTCTGTTTTCCACCTTGGTCGCACAGAATTCTCCGGAAGAGTCGAGAGGCTCATCGCTTACGATCGTTAATTGTATCGGTTTTGGAATTACGATTCTAAGCATTCAGATTATAAATGTGTTATCCGTTTCAATGATTCCTCGTTATCTCTATACGTTGCTTTCAATCGGTCCGATCCTCGGTTTGTTCTTTCTTTGGAAATTAAAAGAAGAAGAATCCGATAAAAAAATTATTTCAAATGATCAGAAGTCATAG
- a CDS encoding alkane 1-monooxygenase, which produces MSQSSYVDKKRYVWLLSLIFPSAPILGIWAAHTTGWGIFYATVLIIFYLILPILDMIFPEDPNNPPESIVPSLEKDPYYRILPRLTIPVHYASLIVCAWWVATHSLSWWEFSLLTLSLGFVNGLAINTGHELGHKKGSLDRWLAKLVLASVGYGHFFIEHNKGHHRFVATPEDPATSKMGENIYMFALREIPGAFFRSWNLERIRLERSGKSVWNWGNEILQPLAITLLVYGALVFAFGPIMLVFLPIQAAFGWWQLTTANYIEHYGLLRQKTEDGRYEQCQPRHSWNSNHLISNLLLFHLQRHSDHHAHPTRHYQSLRHFEDSPQMPNGYGGMFGLALFTPLFRSLMDPRVVSWAGGDLSKIQIDDSHKTEIYKKYGKK; this is translated from the coding sequence ATGTCACAGTCATCCTATGTGGATAAAAAAAGGTATGTATGGTTGCTTTCGCTTATTTTTCCTTCCGCTCCAATCTTAGGGATCTGGGCGGCTCATACAACGGGTTGGGGAATTTTCTACGCGACTGTCCTCATCATCTTCTATTTGATTCTTCCGATCTTAGATATGATTTTTCCGGAAGATCCGAACAATCCTCCTGAATCCATCGTTCCTTCGCTGGAAAAGGATCCTTATTATAGAATTCTCCCTCGCCTTACGATTCCCGTTCATTACGCTTCTCTTATAGTCTGTGCGTGGTGGGTCGCAACTCATTCTTTAAGCTGGTGGGAATTCTCTTTGCTCACACTTTCTCTCGGATTCGTAAACGGTCTTGCGATCAATACGGGACACGAGTTGGGTCATAAGAAAGGATCCTTGGATCGATGGTTAGCCAAACTCGTGTTAGCTTCGGTCGGTTACGGACATTTTTTTATCGAACATAACAAAGGACATCATCGTTTTGTCGCTACTCCGGAAGACCCGGCAACGTCGAAAATGGGCGAGAATATATATATGTTTGCTCTTCGCGAAATTCCAGGAGCCTTTTTTCGTTCTTGGAATTTGGAACGGATTCGATTGGAAAGAAGCGGAAAGAGCGTTTGGAATTGGGGGAATGAAATTCTCCAACCCTTAGCGATCACGCTTCTCGTTTATGGTGCGTTAGTCTTCGCTTTTGGTCCTATCATGCTAGTTTTTCTTCCGATCCAAGCCGCCTTCGGATGGTGGCAGCTAACTACCGCTAATTATATTGAACACTACGGTCTCCTTCGTCAAAAAACGGAGGACGGCCGTTATGAACAGTGTCAGCCTAGACATTCCTGGAATAGCAATCACCTGATTTCAAATCTCCTTCTCTTTCATCTTCAAAGACATTCGGATCATCATGCTCATCCAACGAGACATTATCAGTCCTTAAGACATTTTGAAGATTCTCCTCAGATGCCGAACGGCTACGGCGGAATGTTTGGTCTGGCATTGTTTACACCTTTGTTTCGGAGCTTAATGGATCCTCGGGTCGTTTCTTGGGCGGGAGGTGATTTGAGTAAAATTCAAATAGACGATTCTCACAAAACTGAAATTTATAAAAAATACGGGAAAAAATAA
- a CDS encoding copper-transporting P-type ATPase — translation MEQEHQHHHSVKPLEKTSSEFSRVNGKVYTCTMHPEIKRSEPGDCPICGMTLVLQKGDSNEEDEAVVRSLGRKFYFSLIFSTPVFLLAMGEMFLTSEMLTSYSGWIQFILGTIVFFGPSFFLIKKGFKSFKTLNLNMYTLITLGVGAAYGYSLFAVLFPNLFPETAKMHGKIGLYFEASSVILTLVILGEYLQARAQRRTGDAIQALLGLAPKSAHKLDAEKEIEIAVDEIKIGDRLRIKPGEKIPIDGVILEGVSFVDESMLTGEPIPVEKRVRDKVFGASTNQTGSFIIQAERVGAETVLSQIIRMVEEAQRSKAPIQALADRVAGFFVPVVIFISAVTFCLWYFLGPEPIIANSILNSLSVLIIACPCALGLATPISIMVGVGIGARNGILIRNAEALEKMGKATMLFTDKTGTLTEGKPRVTDLIPVSEVSEEYLLQLAYSLEQMSEHPIARAIVHKAEELNIKSLPSQNFSSLTGRGVNAKIDDLLVFVGKKTGWEIKDDSIPKELQSKEEEFLSNGKTVIWVADQKRWIGIIAITDPIKSTTNDAVSRLLSFGIRILMLTGDSMSTGKKIGDQIGISEIYAGLSPQDKKEIVSKFKSSNEVLLVAGDGINDAPALTEADVGIAMGSGTEIAIQSAGVTLVKGDLLGISKAIYLSRATMRNIKQNLFFAFIYNFLGIPIAAGLLYPFFHILLSPMIAGAAMSLSSVSVVVNALRLYKEKV, via the coding sequence ATGGAACAAGAACATCAGCATCACCATTCAGTAAAACCGCTTGAAAAGACTTCATCCGAATTTTCGAGAGTAAATGGGAAAGTATATACTTGCACTATGCATCCAGAGATTAAACGGAGCGAACCGGGTGACTGTCCGATCTGCGGGATGACCTTAGTTTTGCAAAAAGGGGATTCCAATGAAGAGGATGAGGCTGTAGTTCGCTCCTTAGGACGGAAATTTTATTTTTCCTTAATATTCTCGACTCCGGTGTTCTTATTGGCCATGGGAGAAATGTTCTTAACGTCTGAAATGCTTACGAGTTATAGTGGTTGGATTCAATTCATTTTAGGAACGATTGTATTCTTTGGTCCTAGCTTTTTCCTAATTAAGAAGGGTTTTAAATCTTTTAAGACTTTAAATCTGAATATGTATACTCTGATAACCTTGGGTGTTGGAGCGGCTTACGGCTATTCTTTGTTTGCGGTTTTATTCCCGAATCTTTTTCCGGAGACTGCTAAGATGCACGGAAAGATTGGTCTGTATTTTGAAGCTTCGTCGGTAATTCTAACGTTAGTGATATTAGGCGAGTATCTACAAGCACGTGCTCAACGTAGAACCGGAGATGCTATCCAAGCTTTGTTAGGTTTAGCGCCGAAAAGCGCGCATAAATTAGATGCCGAAAAGGAAATTGAAATCGCGGTCGATGAAATTAAGATCGGAGATCGATTGAGAATCAAGCCTGGAGAAAAAATTCCTATCGACGGAGTTATATTGGAAGGTGTTAGCTTTGTCGATGAGTCGATGCTGACTGGTGAACCGATTCCAGTTGAAAAACGAGTAAGAGACAAAGTATTTGGCGCTAGTACAAATCAGACAGGTAGCTTTATCATTCAAGCCGAGCGTGTAGGTGCAGAGACTGTTCTTTCACAAATTATCCGTATGGTGGAGGAGGCTCAAAGATCCAAGGCACCGATTCAAGCGTTAGCGGATAGGGTTGCCGGTTTTTTCGTTCCTGTAGTTATTTTCATTTCCGCAGTTACCTTCTGCCTTTGGTATTTTTTAGGACCAGAGCCGATCATTGCGAACAGCATTTTGAATTCTCTTTCTGTTTTAATAATTGCATGTCCATGTGCGTTGGGACTTGCTACTCCTATTTCCATTATGGTGGGAGTAGGTATTGGTGCTCGAAATGGAATTCTTATAAGAAACGCGGAAGCTTTAGAAAAGATGGGGAAAGCTACGATGCTCTTTACCGATAAAACCGGTACTCTTACCGAGGGTAAACCTAGAGTCACTGATTTGATTCCGGTATCTGAAGTCAGCGAAGAATACCTACTGCAATTGGCTTATTCATTGGAGCAGATGAGCGAACACCCAATTGCAAGGGCAATTGTTCATAAAGCGGAAGAATTAAATATAAAATCTCTTCCGAGTCAAAATTTTTCTTCTTTAACCGGTAGAGGTGTGAATGCAAAAATAGATGATCTCTTGGTATTTGTAGGTAAGAAAACGGGTTGGGAAATAAAAGACGATTCCATTCCTAAAGAATTACAATCGAAAGAAGAAGAATTTCTTTCAAATGGAAAGACCGTTATTTGGGTCGCGGATCAAAAACGGTGGATAGGAATTATTGCCATTACCGATCCCATTAAATCGACTACAAATGACGCTGTCTCTCGATTGTTATCTTTTGGGATTCGAATTTTAATGTTAACAGGGGACTCAATGTCTACCGGAAAGAAGATCGGAGATCAGATTGGTATTTCGGAAATTTATGCAGGTCTTAGCCCCCAAGATAAAAAAGAAATTGTCAGTAAATTTAAATCTTCGAATGAAGTTTTGCTCGTTGCCGGAGATGGAATTAACGATGCTCCGGCACTTACGGAGGCTGACGTTGGGATTGCTATGGGTTCCGGAACGGAAATTGCGATTCAAAGCGCCGGTGTCACTTTAGTAAAAGGAGATCTATTAGGAATTTCTAAAGCAATTTATTTAAGCCGAGCCACTATGCGTAATATAAAGCAAAACCTATTCTTCGCGTTTATATATAATTTTTTGGGCATCCCGATTGCGGCCGGTCTTTTGTACCCATTCTTTCATATTTTGTTATCCCCAATGATTGCTGGCGCTGCCATGAGTTTGAGTTCTGTTTCTGTTGTGGTTAACGCTTTGCGACTTTATAAAGAAAAAGTTTAA